The Penicillium psychrofluorescens genome assembly, chromosome: 2 nucleotide sequence TCCTCGATGAATTCGCCAACCAGCTTGTCCAGCATGCGGGCGTTGGTCAGAGGCGGCGCGCAGTCCAcgttcatcttcttcagcatGCGCTTGAGGAACTCGTTCGTCTCATCCGTGTGCAGCTGGTCGCCAGGTGGGAACTTCTCGCCGCacgcctcctccagcgcagGAATCATCTCCACCCGCCGCCAGGGTGCCTTCCAGTTCACGTTGTACTCCTCGCCAGTCTGTGTGTGGAACGTGGTCTCGTAGCCACCGGTGACGTGCTTCACGAGGCCCGAAACCAGCTCCTCCGTCAAGTTCATCACATCGTACACATCTGCATAGGCCCAGTAGAACTCGCAGGTGGTGAACTCAGGGTTATGCGTGAGGTCAATGCCCTCGTTCCGGAATTGCCGGCCCAGCTCGTACACACGCTCGAGACCGCCGACGATCAGCATCTTCAGGTACAGCTCGGGAGCAACGCGCATGAACAGGTTCATGTCCAGGTCGTTGTGGTGTGTGACGAAGGGCTTGGCCGTGGCGCCACCGGCAATGGCGTTCATCATGGGGGTTTCGACCTCGGTAAAATCACGGCTGTCGAAGTAGTTGCGGATGTAGGAGACGATCTTGGCTCGCGTGCGGAAGATGTTGCGCGAGCGATCGTTCATGATCAGATCCAGGTAGCGCTTGCGGAAACGCAGCTCCTTGTCCTGGAAGCCGTAGTGCTCGGAGGGGATGGCGTGCAGGCAGGGCGCCAGGAGGATGACCTCGGAGGCGAAGATAGAGAGCTCGCCGTCGTCGCGGTTCTTCGGGCTGGTGCGGCCGGGGAAACCAACGATACCGATCACGTCGCCTCTCCGCAGGTGCTCGTGCTGTTCCTCAAATGGCACGCTACCAGCCGCATTCTGAGACTGGCACATCACCTGGACTTTGACGCCCTCGGCACGGATATCGTAGAAGATCAACTTGGGGCCGGAGGAACGCTTGGTGAAGATACGGCCGGCAATGCGAACGGGAACGTCGGGCTTCTGCTCGCCCTTGGCAAGGCCGTCATACTCCTTGAGGAATTCGCGCAGATCGTTGGTGACCTGGAACTTGTGCGGGTACGGGTCCggcttcttggtctcgcacagcttgttgatcttcttggagcGGATTTCGAAGTATTGCTGTTCAGCGGAATAAATCAGTCTGGCTATCGGAGTCAGTCTCTGGAAGATGTGACACGTACGTTAGGAGTCAAGttcgcctcctcctcctccgcggacaccttcttctcggccttgggaggagcagcagcctccttctccttcttcttggcctccttctcgcgcACCTTCTGGCGGCGCTTCAATTCAGACTTGGACACCTTCTCGCCGGTGACCTCGTCGAGCAGAAGGTTGGCCATGGAGGCCTCAGCCTCCTTCACGGGGTTGGGATCCGTCATGATTGTggagggtggtggtgtgTTCAAGGTCGGGAGcggatggtgggatgaaTCATGACCCAGGCGGGAGAAATTTTGGGGGAGAGAAAGGCTGCCCCGCCACTGATTGAGCCGTGCTTCTTATACAACACCCTTGCTTTGCGATGACTCAATTCAGCAGTCAGGGGTGTTGGTCACTAAGTCAGTGGGAATCGTAGTCATTGGGTTTTCGCTGGCATGGTGATTCCTCTATTTTGCATTGTATCCTCCTCGATTCATCTTTACTGCGACATTCTCCAAACGGGAGTCAGGGCTTAGGGCTAACTGATAAAGGAATACCCAATCAGCGCGCTCCAGTCGGGTTGTTATCCCTGCGAATCTATACGACTCGAGAAAGATCCAGTTTCAATCAAACAATATTTTTTCATATTCTCACTAGCCCAGATATCCTGCAAAAcacatttttttttccatACAAAACCACCGACTGCCAGTCTCAAAAACACCACCATAGTTCGAATTCACCATCTTTGCAAATCGCCATCCGCACCCTTCCGCAACTCAACGCCAATCAGTCATTCAATCACCACGCCGCGCCAGAAAAAGCCTTGGTTCCAGCCTCAAGAAAACACCTAACCAACCACTCATTCCAGATAATCCATCTTGTAGTCACCCTGCTCCACAAACAGAGTGTTGTCCGATCCTTCATCCTCCGGGTTGCGGAAGGTATCCAGCCATGCCAGCGCCTTCTTGACCCTCTCGTGCTCCTTCTGCAGATAATTGCGACGGTGCTGGCGCTCTGGATCTTCTGCCATGAGCTCAAGGCAACGATCAAATGCTAGGGTGATCCAAATGATTAGCCATGTCCTGAAAAGAACGTAAAGAGGGACAGGGATAGAAAGAGCAGCCAACATACAGTTCGGGCCGAAGATCTTCAGCTGGGTGTCGATGGCACCCACGAGTTCATTGCGACACTTAGAGAATAGCTTGATGTGAACCGACTGTCCAATGACGTCGAGGAATCTGGAGCTGGCAACGTCGTAGTACGCGCGAGCTCTCTGTACACGCATTTAGTGATGCCTCTAGTTAACACCTGTACAGAAGGATCACTTACCGCCATCATATCCACCTCCTGGGCAAATGGGTCCGGACCAAGATCTTCGAGCGAAAGCTTGCTGTTCACCACGGGACTAGCCTCGTTAATCGAGCTAAACTGGTATCCGCGGAGCTCGAGGTACGCTTTGCCACGGGTGAGAAAGCGGGCGCGAGTGAGTTCCTGCAGTGCCACTTTCTGGGCTTTGTTGAGCTGGTCGATAGCCCGAGTGAAGGGCTTGCCGTTCTCCATCTTGTAGACCTCACGTCCGTAGGCCAGGTGCTCAGATTTGAGCTGGGTCAGGTAACTCATGATCGTGTCTTTGACTTCCCGGTACAGGCCTGTCTGATGGTAATCACTAAACACTTTTTCGACCATGTCCAGCAGCGCTTTCTGGACTTCCGTATTGGTGGAATCAACGAACCGATTCATCAAACCCTCCCAATGTTCGATGCTGGCGCGCTGCAGGGTTTCAATAGCGCGAGGGTCAATCTGGTTCGGCATACCAGCCGAGCAGAAGTCGTCCTTGATGTCCCTAATACCCTCCCAAGTGAATTTTTTGCCTGGTCCATCCCACGGGCTGAAATACGACAGTTCGTATCCCGAAACACGGACATTGACGGCCGACGACGGGTTTGCCTCTGGCGATCGAGGCTCGGGCATGGGCGCCTTACGCTTCTTCGGCGTGTGGCCCGGGCCGTCAAGAATGATGCAGTCAGAGTCCTGCGTCAGAGACTCCTTGTCAGAGATTGCGGGCAAAACCACGGTGGGACGGGTTTTGGCCAGCGCCCGTTGGAAATCGTTGACAACCTGGTTCCAACGCTTCTGCAAAGAGTACTCCGaggtgccgctgccgccatCAACATTTGCACGAAGTTTCTCCAGGAGCTCGCACCGCTTCTGGTAGATGATACTCTGGACATTTTCAATCATGCAAGTAGGGAGAGTGCTCAGCTCTGTATCGATGGTCGCATCTTTCTCTCTGATCTTCGTAGTGATGGACGGCAGGCActtcttgatctgcttcAAAAGTAGATCAGACAGTGCAGACTGGAGCTTCTTAGTGCCGAACCGGTGCTGATACATGTAGAGATCATCGGTCCACAGGCCGTGGGAGAAGAACTGATCCTCTTCCATTCGCGCCTGTGCGTGGTCCACCGCAGAGTCCGGGTTGTTACGCACAACAAAGTACCCATATCCAACCTTGAACTTCAGACCTGCAAGGATGTCTGTCCACTGCTGATAGCTATCACTGCCTAAGGGCACTTGGTCGGGCTTGGTCAACACACCGAGAGTGCGGTCTTTGGCGCCGCGAATCTCACGAATCAGTCGGGCTGAGCTGGAGTTGGTAGCATCGTCGGTCATAGTCATCGCTAGCAAAACAATGCAGTTCTCCTGAGACACGTATTTTTTCACCAAATTCTCCACGAGCTTGACGAGATACTGTTCGTCTTCGTGCTCAGGCTGGCTAATCACGCCGGGGAGATCGTAGAACGATAGATTCGGGAATCCAGGAGAGGTAATATCCAGGCGAATAACATTAGGCGAGAATTTCACTAGATAGTCTTCGGAGGTCATGTCGTTGAGACCGGGAACGTAATTATGGAAGTCGCTGCTGGGGTTCAAGGTGGCCAGCTGCGCCCACATCAGAGCATCCTCGACTTCACCCTTGTCTTTTAGAGTGATGAAAAGTTCATCTTCCTGGGCACCCCCCATCATGGTCCAGGGTCCAAATGGCTCGGAGCGGCGAGGGAGTTTGGTCATCTTTCGGTCAGGATCGTACATGTATCGTTGCGATAGGTAAATATCGCACCTCCACACCTGGCCGGGCTCGCTCTCAGATAGGTTGATTTCAAGCGGACAGCGAGTGCAGGTGCCAGCGCTTCGAGGGACCTTGATCTCAGAAATACCCTCGATAAGAGAGCTCTTCCCATGACTCTGGTCGCCAACCACGCAGATTTTCGGAAGGGCGATCTTGCTGTCCTCGATTCCCAGGTGGCTGAGGGCCTGGATCTTCTTGACCAGGTCCTTCATGTCCAGGGTGAGGAGGTCCAGATTGCCCCGCGCCAAAGAGGGGAGAGCGTTAGGGTAAGGCATATTGAGAGGAACTGTAGAGAGGCATCAGCTTCTTATTCAGGATGTATGGCTGGACAGTCAGGATATACCCACTACTGTCTCCTTCACGCTTGGTTGGAAGGGAAGGTGTGGAAATGGCCGAGTCCCTCCAATCTTGTGTTGATGgatggaaggagagagagaagacgggagaagaagagagggagggaaaggaaagacagaagatggggaggaagagaagggaaagagaggaatggagggagaagtgaaggaggaaaaggaaagagagaagatgggagagggagaaggacAAACAAAGAtagaagaaggaggaggaggaagaggagaagggaggtgaaggaaagaaagggagcAAGAGTCAACAAACAACCAGGACGTTCATATTCTGGTTTATAATCTACATTGAGTAATTTCATGTTTATCTAGTACGCCCAGCAATCATCTAGATTATACGTAATGGTTCTCGCTCGATTTTGACTTTCAAACAAAGACACTCCGCTGAAGCTAACGGCACGACAGAGAAAAGCTAtcagaagaaggccgatggCGGGAAAAAGTGGTAGTATCCGCAGTTTTCTCTCTAAATACGTGGCAAGGTCGCACACGCATTTAGTATTAAtagttgttgttgttgttgcaGGTAAGAGGTTGCAGGTGGGAAGTTGTGGGTAGAAGGTATAGATGGTTGTTGTGCAAAGTGCGAGTGTGGTTAGACTCGTCGGGATTATGGTAAGAGTTGGAAAGAACAACAAGCGAGAAGGGAACAGATACACGGTGTGGATGTATTTTCTCTGGATCATGGTCTCCATCAGGGAAAAGAATATACTCTGTACTTGCCTAGTATGTATATGTCGTTGCAGTTGGTTGTCGATCTGCCCCACACAGTGAACGATTATTGCGCGGGCTTGCGTTATCAGTCTGCTGCCTCAAGCTCTCTCTCGGCTTCCACCTTCTTCCAccttttcctctccaatTCCACAAACAATCCTGCGTCACATCTCTCCCCAGTCCAGCCCATCCCGGGCTCATCACTCCTCCTTTTTCCCTCCTTGGTTCTTCCTACCAGAGAACCACCGCCAACATGTCCACCTACGAAAGTACGCCGTTCTCCCAGAAGAACCCTCCCTATccccaatccaatccaatccagcACAAGAAAGACCAAGAGAAGACAAAATACACGCTAACATCCCAACCCAATCAGTCGAGCacaacaccaccgacccctcaacaacaacccagcccccgcgccgccgccgccctgaCCTCTCCACCTTCTTCGCAACCCTCTCCGAAATCACCCCGGGCCCAGACCACCGTCCGCACGCCGTGCCCGTCCCCGGCGATGTAAGCGCTGCGTTTTACAGCCTCGCTGAGGCGCTGGAGGTCATGCGCCGCGACGCAGATGTGGGTGGTGGCGCACCCCCCGCAGGTACCACTTCCGCGGCGGAGGGACAAGAGACcagcgccggcggcgacgatggcGCGGGCATAGATCGCGATCTGTTGACGCAGATGATCCAGACGCTGCTCCAAGAGGCGGATACACCACCGCGGGAGGTGGAGGGTGTGAGTGAGGAGTTTTGCGATAGTATGATATACCCTCCTTCCTTTTGCCTTCCGTCCGTTGTTAACCTATTTATTGCAGTGCTCGACCGTGTCCCCAAATCGTCCCTAACAGCCACCCAAACCTGCCCAATCTGCAACAACCCCTTCCTGGAGGATGAGTACCCGCTCGTCGTCCAGCTCCCCTGCCACCCGACGCACCTGTTCGATATGGAGTGCGTGCGGCCCTGGCTGCGGCTGCGCGGGACGTGTCCGCTGGATCGGGTGGATTTTGCGAAGCAATTACGGGAAAAGGCGGaggcgcggaagaagatcgttgaggaggatgaggaggaggagtgggaTGGCATGTACGGGTGATTTCCTGTCAACATAAACCAGATACCATTGGCTTCATGAGCAAGAAACAGTGGAAGAGAAAGCGGTTCCTTCATTAGGCGGTCTGATCATAGGGGGTTAACAGGAATTACAGCAAGGTTTCATTCAGTTCAATGCATTGCAAAGCAATATACATGCTACTTCATGTCTTCGTATCTATAATGTGGTCCGGGATTCAGCCCAGCATCTAATCTAGTCGTGGATCAACAGACCACCATCCTTAGGTCGAATCGCCAGCTTACCAGCCTGGTCAATCATAGCCTGAACACCACTGCGCTCCAAAACACCTCCCTCATCCTTAACGACCTCGCGCGCCTCCAACTCCTCAATCAGCCGCTGGTTCTCGCGGTTGCCCTCCAGCAAGAACTTCAGACACATAACAGCGTGCTCTTTGATGTAAGGGTTATGCGCGTCGAAAGCCGTGCAGCAGAGGATCGCCTCGACGCCGCCATGTTGCCGGATCTGCTCTTGCACCTCGGGACATTTCCAGACAAGTGACGAgagaacgaggacgacgagTTTCTTGAGATTGCGCCATTCGAACTCAGAGGGGTCTTCTGAGATGGGTGGGGATTCCGGGCGGGAGTCCACGCTGGCGGCGCAGGTGTCGATGGGGTCTGGGTCGCTGGGGTCGTAGGGCCGCTCGACGGCCAcgggggcggcggggagggCAGACTCGGTGGTGCGGGGCGAGGTGCTGCGCGGGGGtgggggaggcggagggaCAGAGCCAAAGGATAGAGAGTTGAGCTGGCCCTTGGGGATGCtggcttccagctccttAATGAGGGTTACCAGGTCGTAGACAATCTCCCATTTCACGAGCAGGTTCTTCCAGTCGTTGTTCTCTGTGAGCACGGCGAAGAACTCCAGGAACTGGTAGACGCCTTCGTACACCCGTTCCATGTCCCACAGATTCAAGGGGAAGTCCTCGGGCAGGGCCATGCCGTCGCGGATCTGGCCTTGCAGGTAGATCAGGGCGCAAGTTTCGGGGATGATGTTACCGcggaagatggtgaagatgTAGCGCACGGTCAAGATGTCGACGCGCGATAGCGGCGAGGGAATACGCTTTTGCGAGGAGCCGGTAACCGGGGATGGGGAGTACTTGGAGCGGAAGATGTGGGTGAGGATTTTGATGACCACTGCCTGCGCGGGCGAAATGATGTCCTTGGGCTGGCCAAAGTCCGAGTATGCGTGGGACATGAGTCCGTTCTTGAGCACGGCCTCCATGATCTGGACCATCATCTTGAAGTAGAGCTCGTCGTCAGGGAGATCCCAGGCCGCAATAAAGATCAAAAGCTCGCGCAGCAGGTTTCGGCCCGTCTCCTGGGTGAGCAGAACATGACACCGCATGGCCTGCATGTTCCGAGAACCATTGCGTTCGCCTCCCTTCAACCCAAAGCTGTCGACGATGCCGGCCTGGACAATCATAGGCAGAGCTTCAATCTCCGCTGGTCCCAACACAAGAGGAATATCGGTCAGAAGGCCACGCTGTTGGTCTCCTGGTCGACCCCGGTagtcgtcgtcctcatcgtcttcttcctcgtcctcctcgatACTTCCATCAGCGATGGCTTCCAAGCTGCGCGAGTCATCGTCGCCCACGGTCCCTACATCGCCGTGGTCATGATCGTGATCATGGTcgtggtcatgatggtcgTGATCGTGGTCATGTTCGTGGTCGTGATCGTGGTCATGTTCGTGGtcatggtcgtggtcgtgATCGTgatcgtggtcgtggtcatggtcgtggtcatggtcatggtcgtGATCGTGATCGTGATGATGGTCATGAtcatggtcgtggtcgtAGTCCCCATCTGGATCACCGCCAAGCTGGGATGACTCCTGCAGCCGTGCCATAAGTTCGTCCTTGGCTTCTTGAAGCGTCTCAGCCGCAGACTGCGCTGACCGTGGCATGCTGGTGTCTTCCTCCGTGACCGGCGCATCCACAGCAGCAAGCGCACCAAACTCATTGAGGTCTGGCATATCAGCCCAGCAGATGCGTGGGTAGCCAGCAGTATAGCTGCGGTCGATCGTCAGAATCGGTCGCTTACGCGGCGGTTCATCTTCCGGAAGCGCAGGCGGGAGATCGCGAGCGCGGTCTTGAAGATCGgaccatccatccacctTGGCGCCCAGGATAGCCGTCAACGCAGCGCGGATCTCCTTGACTTGTATCGGATCCTTGCCCATTTCCTGGATGGCGGTCAAGTCTCGGCCTAGTAGTTTTTCCATGTGGTCCTTGATATTGGCGAGAAGCAGCATTgccgcctcttccttgatcGTGGCTGGCTCCCGAGGGAAGTTCGAGATGGTCTCCAGTAACAAGTCCTCGGCGGTCTGGTCATACAATGCCCGGATGGGAGGGTTCACCACGCGTTCTCCAGTCTTTACGACGGGTGCCAATCCCTCAGCGCGAACACTGGTCTGGTCCAACGGCTCCTTGGGCTGAATGATGTTTGAGTCACCAGTGGAATGATACCCAAAAAGATCCAGCCACAGCACCATCTTCCGTTGTTCGTTATGCATGATGAAGTTGTGCAGGTATTGGAGGCAGGTAATCAACAGCCGCTTGTACAGGTTGACCACTTTCTGCCACCGTTCTTCATTTCGTGCATTTGTTTCTCCATCGAAGCCACGAGCCGTTACGCGCACGCAGGTGTCTATCAGGGCAAGAATCCTCTGGTCGAACCCTTTCTCCGCGGCAAGGTTCTGTGCTTTCTTTGTTGTTGCGAGAAGGTTCCGCGCAATGGTGCAGAGGTCATTGAGACGCTCGATGTCCTTGACGAGCGAGAAATAATGGAACGCGATGAGgttggaggaagagtggTCGTAGTTTGCCGAGGCAGGGTTTTTCCACGCAAAGGACTGCGACTCGAGGACGGGGATGGCGTTGGTGAGGACGTCGGTGAGGCCTTTCCAGATGTCTGGCGACATGCCTAGATTGTGTCTACACAAGACTATTAGCGCCGACAATCGCGCTGACAATCATAATAACTATGGGGTACCTACCGAACATCGCTCTCCTGGTGCGTCTTGTACAAGATCTGCTTTCCGGCGGCCAGCATGTGCTCCAGACGCTTGTCGTCGATCATGCCTCGAGTCTCGTAGTGGCTCAAAGTGCCGGCCAGGACGACCTTGAGCATTAGCTCCGCCGGAGTGCAGCTGGGTTTGACCTCCGCCATTCTGCCTGAGAGGGTTGGACGTGGCAGGGACGAAAGGGCgtgggggaggaagaagttgagaAGGTCGGGAAAATTTCCGCCCGCAGAATTTGGTCCCGCCATTCGCTGGGATCAACTATGTACTGTCTACACAGCTACACTCCGGACTATGCAAAAGATCCATAAGATTAAATTCATTATCATCGTTATTGTACAGAAAATCCCATGGCATCTCGCAAATTGAGCCAAAATCCCATGTCATAAATATTGTCCACATCCCGCATACTACGCAGTCGCCTCCACCGCACATCCACCGGTGCATCAGGCCGACCCTGATGGGCGATCTGGTTGGAGGTAGATGCTAACACGTATTCGCCGCGTGGGGGTTCGTTGTCGGTGACCAGAATCTGATCGCTGTGGACCGGCCAGTCTGACGGCGACGACAGGCCAAAAACCTCATTCCGGTTGGCCTTGTAGACGAACCCGTCGAGAACATCTTCCTTCCAATCCGACCACTTGGAAGTCTCGTTGGTCGTCATGCCCGCCCAGACGAGATAGGTATGGTAGACAAGAAACGCGACGGCCAATGGGGCCGTCATGAGCATCAACAAAAACACCGCCCCGATCTTGGGATCAAGGGTAATAACTGACGTCCAGACATTGATGTGTGTTATCCAACTCTCCCGCATCTCTTCGCGCACATCGAGCGACACGTACTGCTCCAGGGTCTGGCAGAGCAGCAAATAGCCAAGCACGGAGCCGTAGATCAACAGTACGGAaagcgacagcagcagcaagaggaAGTAGGGGTAGTTTTGAGCTCCGACGCAATTCATCAGCCACACGCAGTGGTGGTCATGTCTTGACACGCAGGCACGGCAGATGCTGCAGTGTTTGCTACGGGCCGGTTTGAGGAAGCGGCAGGTGCTGCAGTGATTCCCTGGGTGGAAGAGGGCCCGGTCGTAGGGATATCGcttcatctcttcctcgtGGTTTTGCGAGGTGATAAAGGACTTGGTCACCACGCACTTGTAGAGGAGCAAATATGGTATGATGACCACGGCGAGCACCCAGGGCTTGTGAGAGCTGGAGAGCCGGGGCCAGGCCGGTGGCAGGAAGATATACTCGCCAATGAAGAGCAAggacaaaaagaaaatctCGACCAGAGTTAGAGTGCTCGTCATCTGATGGGGGTGTTACTACTCACCAAGACTAATGGATGATTCTCATTCAGGACATAACTGCCGGATCGTTTCCAAAGCCACACCACTCGACCCCCGAGCAGGCGAGAGTCAATGAAGCTAATTCCATTGGGGATATATATCCACAGGGTCCGATGTAGAAACCCCACGGGAGTTTTGCTGGGACGAAGGTTAGTTGTGCTTTCACCACCACTTGGGGCCGTCTCACCGGAACAGCGGCAGTCTGCCGAAGAGGGCAATGAAGATAAACGTTGATATCCCCAGGATGACCAGGGCCACAGTCCGAAGCGCTCCCATTCTGACTGGGGGATGAACGATCCCAGTTACATGCTCCGAAACAGAACCAGACTGGGTGTTGATGCGGCTGCCAGGCACCGCGCGGTCATGTGATCGTGTCCCGGGCCCAACCAAGCTAGGCCTGCATTCATTCGCTCATTGATTCCTTCATACCTCGACTTCACTTCCAGAACATCAACTGACCAGGGATTGCTAGACAGACCAATCTGCTCGACTGGTCGCGTCTGTCCAGAGAATGTGGTACCGGGACATGTGACGCGTCGCAGTGAATCGCGAGTGAGCTTGAGACTCAACATGGCCGCGCCATTGTCCAACTTGTTCAACGGAACGCGTTTCTGGGTGTCTTCGTATGTCTCCAAAAGAGGCACGCTGAAGGAGTCGATAAAAGTATGGTTTCCATCCTTCATGTCTTGACCATCAAGCTGACCCTGACCTAGCTTAACGGCGGCCTCGTAGTGATAAGCCCTAAAGATGCCGACATCAGATTGGTGGATCCCGACAAAAAGGGCCACGATGTGTCTCTTGACACGTAAGGTCACTCTTGTCACATCATGATAGACTCACTCTTACTAAACTACCGAAATCAGCTACTCTTACAAGTGGGTAGAGCGTACCCTCGAGAAAGGCCGGCTTGAGCCTTTTGAACCCTACCGGGTTCGGCCCTCAGCGCCGCGTCCAATGGGTGCTTCTTACATCGCCACAAAAGCCACTAGAACAAGCTACTCGCTTGAAGATGACCAACTCCTGTTCGACTGGGTTGCAGCGTACAAAGAGGTCACAGGTACGGAGGGAAGCGGCACCGGCGTATATAAAGAGCTCGAGAAACATGTATGTGTGAGTGTACACTATAGAAGGACCATTGTTTTAACCGTCATTTCTGTGCAGTATCCCTGGCATCCCTGGCAGTCCTGGCGTGCTCGCTATGTCAAGAAACTTCTGGGCAGCCCTCGTCCCGGGGGTGGTGAACCGAGGCCAATTGAAGAGCTACACCCAGTCGGTTCTAACCCCCCGATGTGGGTAGCCGTTCAATCTCGACAAGAACTACAGCCACAAGAGGATCCCTTAAGATATCCCAAAAGGAAACGCCTTTCTACTCCTGGGCCGTCCAGTGCCGTTCCAACTGATGCCGACCCGGCACCACCTCCAAAGCGAATATCTGTGGAGGCGACTATATCAACTACTGCGCCGGCAACGCGCGAGTCTCTACATGGAATCCGTGAACCCAGTCCGCGATCACCGAGTCTGGTAATACCCTCGCCGCGGAATTACCATCCAGATCCTACTCAACCCGCTGCTGCTCACCCTACCCAGTCATCACatgccgt carries:
- a CDS encoding uncharacterized protein (ID:PFLUO_002982-T1.cds;~source:funannotate), giving the protein MTDPNPVKEAEASMANLLLDEVTGEKVSKSELKRRQKVREKEAKKKEKEAAAPPKAEKKVSAEEEEANLTPNQYFEIRSKKINKLCETKKPDPYPHKFQVTNDLREFLKEYDGLAKGEQKPDVPVRIAGRIFTKRSSGPKLIFYDIRAEGVKVQVMCQSQNAAGSVPFEEQHEHLRRGDVIGIVGFPGRTSPKNRDDGELSIFASEVILLAPCLHAIPSEHYGFQDKELRFRKRYLDLIMNDRSRNIFRTRAKIVSYIRNYFDSRDFTEVETPMMNAIAGGATAKPFVTHHNDLDMNLFMRVAPELYLKMLIVGGLERVYELGRQFRNEGIDLTHNPEFTTCEFYWAYADVYDVMNLTEELVSGLVKHVTGGYETTFHTQTGEEYNVNWKAPWRRVEMIPALEEACGEKFPPGDQLHTDETNEFLKRMLKKMNVDCAPPLTNARMLDKLVGEFIEETCVNPTFITGHPQMMSPLAKYHRKNPGLCERFEAFVCKKEIVNAYTELNNVFEQRLRFEEQARQKEQGDDEAQLIDETFCNSLEYGLPPTGGWGMGIDRLVMFLTDNYSIKEVLAFPMMKDDLTKAEPKLAAEVAGVEPLPEEGIRTLLISANLYEPVSLTMNIQPTNN
- a CDS encoding uncharacterized protein (ID:PFLUO_002983-T1.cds;~source:funannotate); amino-acid sequence: MPYPNALPSLARGNLDLLTLDMKDLVKKIQALSHLGIEDSKIALPKICVVGDQSHGKSSLIEGISEIKVPRSAGTCTRCPLEINLSESEPGQVWRCDIYLSQRYMYDPDRKMTKLPRRSEPFGPWTMMGGAQEDELFITLKDKGEVEDALMWAQLATLNPSSDFHNYVPGLNDMTSEDYLVKFSPNVIRLDITSPGFPNLSFYDLPGVISQPEHEDEQYLVKLVENLVKKYVSQENCIVLLAMTMTDDATNSSSARLIREIRGAKDRTLGVLTKPDQVPLGSDSYQQWTDILAGLKFKVGYGYFVVRNNPDSAVDHAQARMEEDQFFSHGLWTDDLYMYQHRFGTKKLQSALSDLLLKQIKKCLPSITTKIREKDATIDTELSTLPTCMIENVQSIIYQKRCELLEKLRANVDGGSGTSEYSLQKRWNQVVNDFQRALAKTRPTVVLPAISDKESLTQDSDCIILDGPGHTPKKRKAPMPEPRSPEANPSSAVNVRVSGYELSYFSPWDGPGKKFTWEGIRDIKDDFCSAGMPNQIDPRAIETLQRASIEHWEGLMNRFVDSTNTEVQKALLDMVEKVFSDYHQTGLYREVKDTIMSYLTQLKSEHLAYGREVYKMENGKPFTRAIDQLNKAQKVALQELTRARFLTRGKAYLELRGYQFSSINEASPVVNSKLSLEDLGPDPFAQEVDMMARARAYYDVASSRFLDVIGQSVHIKLFSKCRNELVGAIDTQLKIFGPNSFDRCLELMAEDPERQHRRNYLQKEHERVKKALAWLDTFRNPEDEGSDNTLFVEQGDYKMDYLE
- a CDS encoding uncharacterized protein (ID:PFLUO_002984-T1.cds;~source:funannotate) translates to MSTYEIEHNTTDPSTTTQPPRRRRPDLSTFFATLSEITPGPDHRPHAVPVPGDVSAAFYSLAEALEVMRRDADVGGGAPPAGTTSAAEGQETSAGGDDGAGIDRDLLTQMIQTLLQEADTPPREVEGVSEEFCDMLDRVPKSSLTATQTCPICNNPFLEDEYPLVVQLPCHPTHLFDMECVRPWLRLRGTCPLDRVDFAKQLREKAEARKKIVEEDEEEEWDGMYG
- a CDS encoding uncharacterized protein (ID:PFLUO_002985-T1.cds;~source:funannotate), whose amino-acid sequence is MAEVKPSCTPAELMLKVVLAGTLSHYETRGMIDDKRLEHMLAAGKQILYKTHQESDVRHNLGMSPDIWKGLTDVLTNAIPVLESQSFAWKNPASANYDHSSSNLIAFHYFSLVKDIERLNDLCTIARNLLATTKKAQNLAAEKGFDQRILALIDTCVRVTARGFDGETNARNEERWQKVVNLYKRLLITCLQYLHNFIMHNEQRKMVLWLDLFGYHSTGDSNIIQPKEPLDQTSVRAEGLAPVVKTGERVVNPPIRALYDQTAEDLLLETISNFPREPATIKEEAAMLLLANIKDHMEKLLGRDLTAIQEMGKDPIQVKEIRAALTAILGAKVDGWSDLQDRARDLPPALPEDEPPRKRPILTIDRSYTAGYPRICWADMPDLNEFGALAAVDAPVTEEDTSMPRSAQSAAETLQEAKDELMARLQESSQLGGDPDGDYDHDHDHDHHHDHDHDHDHDHDHDHDHDHDHDHDHDHEHDHDHDHEHDHDHDHHDHDHDHDHDHGDVGTVGDDDSRSLEAIADGSIEEDEEEDDEDDDYRGRPGDQQRGLLTDIPLVLGPAEIEALPMIVQAGIVDSFGLKGGERNGSRNMQAMRCHVLLTQETGRNLLRELLIFIAAWDLPDDELYFKMMVQIMEAVLKNGLMSHAYSDFGQPKDIISPAQAVVIKILTHIFRSKYSPSPVTGSSQKRIPSPLSRVDILTVRYIFTIFRGNIIPETCALIYLQGQIRDGMALPEDFPLNLWDMERVYEGVYQFLEFFAVLTENNDWKNLLVKWEIVYDLVTLIKELEASIPKGQLNSLSFGSVPPPPPPPRSTSPRTTESALPAAPVAVERPYDPSDPDPIDTCAASVDSRPESPPISEDPSEFEWRNLKKLVVLVLSSLVWKCPEVQEQIRQHGGVEAILCCTAFDAHNPYIKEHAVMCLKFLLEGNRENQRLIEELEAREVVKDEGGVLERSGVQAMIDQAGKLAIRPKDGGLLIHD
- a CDS encoding uncharacterized protein (ID:PFLUO_002986-T1.cds;~source:funannotate), which produces MGALRTVALVILGISTFIFIALFGRLPLFRKTPVGFLHRTLWIYIPNGISFIDSRLLGGRVVWLWKRSGSYVLNENHPLVLIFFLSLLFIGEYIFLPPAWPRLSSSHKPWVLAVVIIPYLLLYKCVVTKSFITSQNHEEEMKRYPYDRALFHPGNHCSTCRFLKPARSKHCSICRACVSRHDHHCVWLMNCVGAQNYPYFLLLLLSLSVLLIYGSVLGYLLLCQTLEQYVSLDVREEMRESWITHINVWTSVITLDPKIGAVFLLMLMTAPLAVAFLVYHTYLVWAGMTTNETSKWSDWKEDVLDGFVYKANRNEVFGLSSPSDWPVHSDQILVTDNEPPRGEYVLASTSNQIAHQGRPDAPVDVRWRRLRSMRDVDNIYDMGFWLNLRDAMGFSVQ